The Gossypium hirsutum isolate 1008001.06 chromosome A03, Gossypium_hirsutum_v2.1, whole genome shotgun sequence genome contains the following window.
TTTCACCTTTAAATTTAAACTGACATTGTTAGAAAGGATAGCCGTGAACCTTGAACATTGGACATTAACCACAAAATGGACATTAAGGATAAAAAATGCACATAGTTtcacttgaattttgaaatttgaaaattagagggtctaaattcctaaaaataatagtataggactaaattccaaatctTCAAAAATTACAAGGACTTATGAcaaattttaaccatttttataatgGTCCATACAACATTCGTTGGGGATAACCGATTAGCtttttcatcaatggaaacaaaGCAACCAAAGCTAGCTGAATCTGTTCCGAGCTGCTTATTCGTATACTCACTTGTCCGGTGCCTCGATTATTCAGATCGGCCTGAGCTATTACGTTCGTAGACCGTCCGATCCGAACATGTGACTGTACATTGCATCTAATGACATGATCACCATGCCAATCCATTATAGATACCCCAAGTGTAGACAATGAGTTATTTAGAAGGTAATCTTTATCCTTCCATTGTGCTTCTAAGCTGCCACCGTATGCGATATCGCCGTGAGCAGTCATAGCACCCCCGGTCATTACGACACAGAACCGTTTATTCACGATCATTTTGTCTTCGACTTTCAATCCGGCTGCTAACACGTCGTCTAAGAGTGTAATTGAGAGTCCAGTTATTGCCTTGTTGTTGAAGAAATTAATAAACCTTGTCTCGCCGCATAATGTGCAGTAAATGTCGTTTCCAACCGTTTGCATATCGAAGGCTAATGAAGTTGCTTTACCGGAACCGTGCTTTAATGAACTGGCTAGTTCGGTTTGGATGTTGGTGTCCTTTTTGTCTTTCGTGATTTGTCCGGAAAATGAAACGGGGTATTTGTGTTTCACCATGAATGATCTTTCGACGTTGACACCTTCGTAACCAACATCATGGTCCCAACCCTGAGTGTCTAGAACGGGTCTTACGAGCCATGGGTTGGTGGAGTCAAGGTAACGATATCGATGAGTCGGATTATCGGAAGTGAAAGATGCAGGTAATGGTAAATCTGGCATGGGAACCGGAACTGAAGACGCACCGGTACTTCCTTCTGTGTTTTCATCACTCAGCATATAGTTGGCTTCATCGGCAGTTCTTTTCATCGTTTTTCGCCTGGTTTTCTCATCTTTAAACTGCTTTTTCATAAAAAACATTTCCCTATATTCTAACTCATCAGAATATGTTTTCTTTTGAGCTTTAGTAAGCTTTGCTAATTGTGCTTTAGTCAACCGAACGAAAGGCGGTAACTTGTCGTATTCGGATTCATCTTCAGAGTCTAAGGATTCAACCAAGTCATTATCGCAATTGTCCTCGTCCGGCAGCTTAACTTGCGGTCCTGATTGAAGCAGACACGAAAGGAGGAAAGATAAAGGAGGTGGTCGTGTTCGAGTCTTTCCCGAAGGAGTTTCTTGCAACTTCAAAACCGAGTTTGCTTCGGCTAAGATCTTAGATGCAAAGGAAAGCAACAACAAATGAGGTTTCCAAACTTGACCATTCGGCAACACTCGTTGGCCTGCCCTGTTTGTTCTACAAGCAGAATGATTCTCGGCTAACGAGACTGGGTTCATCAATTGCATATCCCCGGCTGCTTGACGAATAGCCTGCTGGACGACATAAGAACGTTGAGCAACAAACATGTCGTAACTCGACGCATTACCATTCAAGCCATCAGGTGGAGCATAAGCTGCATGAGTCAGAACCACAATTGCATTAAACCATATAGGTGGTCCAAAAGTCTCAGTTACGGTTCGTAATAGAGGCCTATCGTCGTCAATATCCCCAGTTTGCATATCCAACCTATCAATGTACAACACAATATCCGGTGGCGTTTTCTTAACAAAACACTTGACCTCAAGAAGAATTTTCTCATTCCGACGTTGGTCAGACCGTGAAGGCAAAAGCCCTGGTGTGTCAATCACTCGTACCTTAATCCCATGTACCATACCAACCACATCTTGAACCTTCTTCGTACCTATCTGGAACGCATCAGTACCAAACTTAATTTCATCGAAAATCGAATTAATAGTAGCACTTTTACCAACTCCCGTTTTCCCGATTATCATAATCGTACAAGAGAAATCAAGTTCTTCATTCCCATCTGCCTCGAGCCGTTCCGCCAAAGTGCTTGCACGATCAAAGCTGAACGCACTAACACGACCTCCTTTTCTACCCCGTAGTTGCTCGGCTAAGTCTAGCCTGTACAAAACTTGTGCAACAACAACATTATGCGGAGTTAGCCTGAGCCTACGTGCAAGCCGCAAGAACTTAACTCTAATCGACTGAAGCTTTTCACCGGTCTCATCGACGCTCTCCTCCTTGGCCTCCCGTTTCACCACCTGCTCTAAAGAATCAGCGAATTCCCTACCTTCATAACTCGAACTCGTTTGAACCGTGGCCACACCTGTGTCGTGTTCCACAACCTTGTTGTCTACCATTAACGAACCATCATCAACCATTCCAACCCCATTTTCCATTTCGCTTCAAAAAACCAACATTTTCACCAAAGAAGCATTTTAACAAACATCTTGATCAAATGTACAAATCAcccaaaacattaaaaaaaaaaaaacacccaagATTGAACCACATGCAAATAttacatacatacacatatgtatatatagacAAGTTACCTGGTTTTTTTAATgctacaaagaaaaaaaaattggtccctgaatttttgcatgaaaatgagAGAGGTGGATCATAACATGAAATTAGGGGGCCAAAGAGAGTACAAGATTTAGGGGACCATTTTGGGCCGTACACTCTGTTCTTGGTTGCAAATAAAAGTTCGGGTAGATGTAATGTAAATGGATAAAAAATgggaatttggaaaaaaatttcttATCCGATTAAGTTCGATtgtataatttcatatttatatgttCTTGTGTTAGATCTattgttttaatttataatttatctttttattactcttaaattttaaaattggacATAATTTGAAGTaatatcactaaattattaataaatttatgatttagttattcaaattcaaaagttacaaaatgtttactgaattatttgaaattttattgggCTATTAAAATCGTTATTTTATAGCCTTTTCTATTTGTACTACTTGCACCAATCGAAagcttttcttctctttctttcatatagttcaatttttttcatgaaacataTTTAAACGTCACAAATCTacgaaccaaaatctaaataGTTTTTTCTTTGATCCTCGTTATTGACCGTCAAATCAACTTGGACTTAAGATATGTTATTCTACTTATTGATAGGTATTGATCAACTGTACAGATTATTGAATCATTACTTTGAGCTTACTAGATAGactttaaaaaaggaaaaaattaataGCTCAGTGCGTTAAATAAAAAGTTTCGAATAATTTAGTGGcttgaataaaattttttgactaatttaataataatttcgtAACTtttttaagtgaccaaaatgtgaACTTGTTAATAGTTAATGTGAACTtgttaatagtttaatattagtttattttaattttaaaaattaatatatttcagtaacttttttgaaaattaatgaatcaaatgGAGCCGAACCGGTTTGTTTTGGGTTTGGTCCGACAACTAGAAAACATGGATCTCCCAATGGACCCAGAGATGCCTCAAATTTGCCCCGTGAAACCAACAGCCACGCCGTTCACCGCGAACCGGCAACGAAATGCCTCGTTGGAGCTAAGCTGACATGAAGAAGAACGAAAAACCCACTTTTTCCCATTTCAAATCCTCACATGGTTTCTCTTCCCAATGCGCTCCCCATTTCGTTCGAATCGCAGATACCCTCGTTGTCTACTGAAACCCTTTCTCAATATCACTTCCCAATCCCGTCTTTCACAAGCAACCAATTCGCTCGAGCTCTTAACAAGAAAGGGTATTCGTTTACCTTTTCAAACTCTTGCTTCTCTCTTACAACAATGCGCCAAAACCAAGTGTCTCAAAGAAGGCAAATTCCTTCACCTTCATTTAAAACTAACTGGATTGAAAAAGCCCGGTACTTTTTTATCCAATCATTTGATCAACATGTATTCTAGTTGCGGCGATTTAATTGGCGCCCGCAAAGTGTTCGATAATATGGGTGTTAGAAATTTGTATTCTTTTAATAATATGTTGTCTGGGTATGCGAAATTAGGCATGGTAAGGCCTGCGAGACAGTTGTTCGATCAAATGCCTGAAAGGGATGTCATTTCGTGGAACACGATGGTTATTGCTTATGCACGAAGTGGGTTTTTTGAGGAAGCGACGAAGTTTTATAAGGAGTTAAGGGGTTTGTGTATTGGGTACAATGAGTTCAGTTTTGCTGGTGTTTTGACTGTTTGTGTTAAGTCTAGAGAATTGCAACTTACTAGGCAGGTTCATAATCAGGTTTTCGTTTCTGGGTTTTTGTCCAATTTGGTGATTTCGAGCTCTGTTGTTGATGCTTATGTGAAATGTGGGATGATGGGGGAGGCTAGGAAGTTCTTTGATGAGATGAAAGTGAGAGATATTATTGTTTGGACGACTTTGGTTTCGGGGTTTGCTCAATGGGGAGATATGGAATCAGCAAATGATTTGTTCGATAAGATGCCTGAGAAAAATCCAGTTTCTTGGACGGCTTTGATTTCGGGTTATGTTAGAAATGGTATGGGGGATACGGCACTTGAATTGTTCACAAGGATGATGGTGTCTCGAGTTAGACCTGATCAGTTTACCTTTAGTAATTGCCTTTGTGCTTGTGCTAGTGTAGCTTCACTTACACATGGTAAACAAATACATGCTTGTTTGATTCGAACTAATTTTATGCCGAACACGATAGTCATCAGTTCTCTCATCGATATGTACTCAAAATGCGGCAGCCTTAAAGTTAGCAAACTGATTTTTTGTCTCACGAGTAATAAGCAAGATCCCGTATTGTGGAACACGATGATTTCCGCATTGGCACAGCATGGACACGGTGAAGAGGCAATGAAAATGTTCAATGACATGGTAAAACAAGGAGTAAAGCCAGATAGGACAACATTTGTTGTTATTATCAACGCGTGTAGCCACTCTGGTCTTGTTGCCGAAGG
Protein-coding sequences here:
- the LOC107927877 gene encoding translocase of chloroplast 120, chloroplastic, whose translation is MENGVGMVDDGSLMVDNKVVEHDTGVATVQTSSSYEGREFADSLEQVVKREAKEESVDETGEKLQSIRVKFLRLARRLRLTPHNVVVAQVLYRLDLAEQLRGRKGGRVSAFSFDRASTLAERLEADGNEELDFSCTIMIIGKTGVGKSATINSIFDEIKFGTDAFQIGTKKVQDVVGMVHGIKVRVIDTPGLLPSRSDQRRNEKILLEVKCFVKKTPPDIVLYIDRLDMQTGDIDDDRPLLRTVTETFGPPIWFNAIVVLTHAAYAPPDGLNGNASSYDMFVAQRSYVVQQAIRQAAGDMQLMNPVSLAENHSACRTNRAGQRVLPNGQVWKPHLLLLSFASKILAEANSVLKLQETPSGKTRTRPPPLSFLLSCLLQSGPQVKLPDEDNCDNDLVESLDSEDESEYDKLPPFVRLTKAQLAKLTKAQKKTYSDELEYREMFFMKKQFKDEKTRRKTMKRTADEANYMLSDENTEGSTGASSVPVPMPDLPLPASFTSDNPTHRYRYLDSTNPWLVRPVLDTQGWDHDVGYEGVNVERSFMVKHKYPVSFSGQITKDKKDTNIQTELASSLKHGSGKATSLAFDMQTVGNDIYCTLCGETRFINFFNNKAITGLSITLLDDVLAAGLKVEDKMIVNKRFCVVMTGGAMTAHGDIAYGGSLEAQWKDKDYLLNNSLSTLGVSIMDWHGDHVIRCNVQSHVRIGRSTNVIAQADLNNRGTGQVSIRISSSEQIQLALVALFPLMKKLIGYPQRMLYGPL
- the LOC107927824 gene encoding pentatricopeptide repeat-containing protein At2g21090 yields the protein MRSPFRSNRRYPRCLLKPFLNITSQSRLSQATNSLELLTRKGIRLPFQTLASLLQQCAKTKCLKEGKFLHLHLKLTGLKKPGTFLSNHLINMYSSCGDLIGARKVFDNMGVRNLYSFNNMLSGYAKLGMVRPARQLFDQMPERDVISWNTMVIAYARSGFFEEATKFYKELRGLCIGYNEFSFAGVLTVCVKSRELQLTRQVHNQVFVSGFLSNLVISSSVVDAYVKCGMMGEARKFFDEMKVRDIIVWTTLVSGFAQWGDMESANDLFDKMPEKNPVSWTALISGYVRNGMGDTALELFTRMMVSRVRPDQFTFSNCLCACASVASLTHGKQIHACLIRTNFMPNTIVISSLIDMYSKCGSLKVSKLIFCLTSNKQDPVLWNTMISALAQHGHGEEAMKMFNDMVKQGVKPDRTTFVVIINACSHSGLVAEGLRYFKSMSSDHDIAPDQQHYACLIDLLGRAGQFDMLMNHLENMPCNPDKRVWNALLGVSRIHGNIELGKKAAEQLIELEPQSSAAYVLLSSIYGTLRKWESVEKVRHLMSKRQVRKEVALSWIELENKVHAFTVSDSLHPLKEAIYLALDQLAGQIDEDVSLLEFENIC